The proteins below come from a single Caenibius sp. WL genomic window:
- the rdgB gene encoding RdgB/HAM1 family non-canonical purine NTP pyrophosphatase has translation MMRRLGSGKLVIATHNAGKLKEISALFAPYGMECISAGALGLPEPAETGTTFIENALIKARAAAEASQLPALADDSGLSVAGLGGRPGVYTADWAERQWFEGEPGRDWYMAMGKVEGMLQAIGPKADRACWFSCVLAIAWPDGETAVYEGRVDGRYSWPPRGDRGFGYDPVFVADGRTETYAEIDPEEKHRTSHRANAFAKLVAEQFGG, from the coding sequence GTGATGCGCCGCCTCGGTTCCGGCAAGCTCGTCATCGCCACGCATAATGCGGGCAAGCTGAAAGAGATTTCGGCCTTGTTCGCGCCATATGGGATGGAATGCATCTCGGCGGGGGCATTGGGCCTGCCGGAACCGGCGGAAACAGGCACGACATTCATTGAAAACGCCCTGATCAAGGCTCGCGCCGCTGCCGAAGCTTCGCAATTGCCTGCGCTGGCGGATGACAGCGGGTTGTCCGTCGCCGGGCTCGGCGGGCGTCCCGGCGTTTACACCGCCGATTGGGCCGAACGCCAATGGTTCGAGGGCGAGCCGGGGCGTGACTGGTACATGGCGATGGGCAAAGTCGAAGGCATGTTGCAGGCCATCGGCCCCAAAGCGGATCGGGCCTGCTGGTTTTCGTGCGTGTTGGCGATTGCCTGGCCCGACGGTGAAACCGCCGTTTATGAAGGCCGGGTGGATGGGCGCTATAGCTGGCCGCCGCGCGGGGATCGGGGTTTCGGATACGATCCGGTCTTCGTCGCCGATGGGCGGACCGAAACCTATGCCGAAATCGATCCCGAGGAAAAGCACCGCACCAGCCACCGGGCGAATGCCTTCGCCAAGCTGGTGGCGGAGCAATTCGGCGGCTAG
- the hemW gene encoding radical SAM family heme chaperone HemW, with translation MARALYIHWPFCLKKCPYCDFNSHVRDTVDVSQWQAGLIADMRHEAELAGGEALESVFFGGGTPSLMPPQLVETLLREAERLWGFAPEVEITLEANPSSVEAGRFAALAGAGINRVSLGVQALDDEVLRFLGRLHDARDGLQALETAQNAFARVSFDLIYARPGQTAAQWEAELARALSFGTGHLSLYQLTIEPGTRFATDVRQGRFAPLDDDDAAELFALTRAMTAAAGLPAYEISNHARLGEESRHNLTYWRYRDYCGIGPGAHGRRGHAATVRHRKPENWLEAIAANGHGIAEQRTLPLPEQASEALLMGLRLREGIEPAVLATRFGLAPEALIDQARFAFYADQGLCWREGARIGVTEAGMPLLDALLAELVPAELVSA, from the coding sequence ATGGCCCGCGCACTCTACATCCATTGGCCGTTCTGCCTGAAGAAGTGCCCTTATTGCGATTTCAACTCGCATGTCCGGGACACGGTTGATGTGTCGCAGTGGCAGGCGGGCTTGATTGCCGATATGCGGCATGAGGCGGAACTGGCCGGCGGCGAAGCGCTCGAAAGCGTGTTTTTTGGCGGTGGAACCCCGTCGCTGATGCCGCCGCAACTGGTGGAAACCCTGCTGCGCGAGGCGGAACGCCTGTGGGGTTTCGCGCCGGAAGTCGAAATCACGCTGGAAGCCAATCCTTCCTCCGTCGAAGCGGGCAGATTCGCCGCTCTTGCCGGGGCTGGGATCAACCGGGTGTCGCTTGGCGTACAGGCGCTGGACGATGAAGTGTTGCGCTTCCTGGGCCGTCTGCACGATGCACGGGATGGCTTGCAGGCACTCGAAACGGCACAGAACGCCTTTGCACGGGTCAGTTTCGATCTGATCTATGCCCGTCCGGGGCAGACGGCGGCGCAATGGGAGGCGGAACTGGCGCGGGCCCTGTCGTTCGGCACCGGGCATCTATCACTCTACCAACTGACTATCGAGCCGGGCACCCGCTTTGCCACCGATGTCCGGCAAGGTCGGTTCGCCCCGCTGGATGACGATGACGCGGCCGAACTGTTCGCTCTCACCCGCGCGATGACGGCGGCTGCCGGGCTGCCTGCTTACGAAATCAGCAATCACGCCCGCCTTGGCGAGGAAAGCCGCCATAATCTGACATATTGGCGCTATCGCGATTATTGCGGGATCGGGCCGGGTGCACACGGCAGGCGCGGCCATGCCGCGACCGTGCGGCATCGCAAGCCGGAAAACTGGTTAGAGGCGATTGCGGCCAATGGCCACGGGATTGCGGAGCAGCGCACTCTCCCTCTGCCCGAGCAGGCAAGTGAAGCGCTGCTGATGGGGTTGCGGCTGCGCGAAGGGATCGAACCTGCCGTGCTGGCCACGCGGTTCGGACTGGCGCCCGAAGCCCTGATCGATCAAGCCCGCTTCGCCTTTTACGCCGATCAGGGGCTGTGCTGGCGCGAAGGTGCGCGGATCGGCGTGACCGAGGCAGGGATGCCGCTGCTCGATGCCTTGCTGGCCGAACTCGTCCCCGCCGAACTGGTTTCGGCATGA
- a CDS encoding tyrosine recombinase XerC — translation MMQKADFLAAWQDYLTQARRRSPHTVRAYIAAASRLLDRIGATDWAALARTDAPALRAQLAARRGEGIGNVSAARELSALKGFIAFARTQAGMDDAAPPRLRGPRIKKGLPRPITPVDATNVAEIVEGMATEDWIGARDSAVLLLMYGAGLRIAEALSLTGADMPLGETLVVTGKGNKQRIVPILPVVREGVAAYLRQQPWPVERDEPIFRGAKGGPLSPGMVQKAMAKARTVLGLPATATPHALRHSFATHLLGAGVDLRSLQELLGHASLGSTQIYTRVDAARMLDTYRNAHPRERGR, via the coding sequence ATGATGCAGAAGGCGGATTTTCTGGCCGCCTGGCAGGATTATCTGACCCAGGCGCGGCGGCGCTCCCCGCACACTGTCCGCGCCTACATCGCCGCCGCCTCCCGCCTGCTTGACCGGATAGGAGCGACCGATTGGGCCGCCCTTGCCCGCACGGATGCCCCTGCTTTACGGGCGCAACTGGCTGCCCGCCGGGGTGAAGGGATCGGCAATGTCTCTGCCGCGCGCGAACTGTCTGCGCTGAAAGGTTTTATCGCCTTTGCCCGCACGCAGGCCGGAATGGACGATGCCGCCCCGCCTCGCCTGCGGGGCCCCCGGATCAAGAAAGGCCTGCCCCGCCCTATTACCCCCGTCGATGCGACGAATGTGGCGGAAATCGTGGAAGGCATGGCCACGGAAGACTGGATCGGCGCACGCGACAGCGCGGTTCTGCTGCTGATGTACGGCGCGGGATTGCGGATCGCCGAGGCCCTGTCATTAACCGGGGCCGATATGCCGCTAGGTGAAACGCTGGTCGTCACCGGTAAAGGCAACAAGCAACGCATCGTACCGATCCTGCCGGTCGTGCGAGAGGGAGTCGCGGCCTACCTGCGCCAACAGCCCTGGCCGGTGGAGCGGGATGAACCGATATTCCGTGGCGCCAAAGGCGGCCCGCTGAGCCCGGGCATGGTGCAGAAGGCCATGGCCAAAGCGCGGACTGTCCTGGGGTTGCCCGCGACGGCCACGCCGCATGCCCTGCGCCACAGTTTTGCGACCCATCTGCTTGGCGCGGGCGTGGACCTGCGCAGCCTGCAGGAACTGCTCGGCCATGCCAGCCTCGGTTCGACGCAAATCTACACCCGCGTCGACGCGGCCAGAATGCTGGACACCTACCGCAACGCCCACCCGCGGGAACGCGGCCGGTAA
- a CDS encoding DedA family protein yields the protein MNEFIIHIIEQGGYFGIAFLMLIENVFPPIPSEVIMGLGGVAVSRGTMSFWPLLLAGTIGSTLGNYVWFLIGDKWGYQRLRPLIDRWGRWLTLEWRDVKQASRFFRRHGQWVVFFLRFSPLLRTMISLPAGLAHMRHGAFLVYTFAGSAVWNALLILGGHWLARYFEESKHWLDWLVIGAIALGVVAYLWRVLTWKPRKRG from the coding sequence ATGAACGAATTCATCATCCATATAATCGAACAGGGCGGCTACTTCGGCATCGCGTTTCTGATGCTGATCGAAAACGTGTTTCCGCCGATCCCATCGGAAGTGATCATGGGACTGGGCGGAGTGGCTGTTTCGCGCGGCACGATGAGCTTCTGGCCCCTGCTGCTCGCCGGCACAATCGGATCGACATTGGGCAATTATGTCTGGTTCTTGATCGGGGATAAATGGGGTTATCAACGGCTGCGTCCTCTGATCGACCGCTGGGGCCGCTGGCTCACGTTGGAATGGCGGGACGTCAAACAGGCGAGCAGGTTCTTCCGGCGGCATGGCCAGTGGGTGGTGTTCTTCCTGCGTTTCTCCCCCCTGTTGCGCACCATGATTTCCTTGCCCGCCGGGCTCGCGCACATGCGGCATGGCGCTTTCCTCGTTTACACGTTTGCCGGTTCGGCGGTTTGGAACGCTCTGCTGATATTGGGCGGCCATTGGCTTGCCCGCTATTTCGAGGAATCGAAGCACTGGCTCGACTGGCTGGTTATCGGCGCAATCGCCCTGGGGGTCGTTGCCTATCTCTGGCGGGTGCTGACCTGGAAACCGAGGAAAAGGGGCTGA
- the gshB gene encoding glutathione synthase, with amino-acid sequence MSLRVAVQMDPLHSINIAGDSTFALMLSAQERGHELFHYDVEGLTLDENDRLHALVHPVRVQRVEGDHFAIGEPRRLDLGRDVDVVLMRQDPPFHMGYITATHLLERIEGETLVVNNPASVRNAPEKVFVLDYRRFMPPTLVTRSVDEVRRFMEKHGAVVVKPIHGNGGKAIFRIPEGGDNLSALFEVFNQTWPEPHMVQPFLPEVAEGDKRIVLVDGEVAGAINRIPGEGEFRSNLAVGGSAAATTLTEREQEICAALGPELKRRGLLFVGIDVIGGKWLTEINVTSPTGIVAIDRFNGTDTAGMIWDAIARRLGK; translated from the coding sequence ATGTCCTTGCGCGTCGCGGTCCAGATGGACCCGCTCCATTCGATCAATATCGCCGGCGATTCCACTTTTGCCCTGATGCTATCCGCGCAGGAGCGTGGCCACGAACTGTTCCACTACGACGTCGAAGGCCTGACGCTGGATGAGAACGACCGGCTCCACGCTCTCGTCCATCCCGTGCGCGTGCAACGGGTGGAAGGCGATCATTTCGCCATCGGGGAACCGCGCCGTCTCGATCTCGGGCGCGATGTCGATGTTGTCCTGATGCGGCAGGATCCACCGTTCCATATGGGCTATATCACCGCCACGCACCTGCTTGAACGGATCGAGGGAGAAACGCTGGTGGTCAACAATCCGGCCAGCGTCCGCAACGCGCCGGAGAAAGTCTTCGTGCTCGATTACCGGCGGTTCATGCCGCCGACTCTCGTCACACGCAGTGTGGACGAAGTGCGCCGCTTCATGGAAAAGCACGGCGCCGTGGTGGTGAAGCCGATCCATGGTAACGGCGGCAAGGCGATCTTCCGCATCCCCGAAGGCGGGGACAACCTTTCCGCGCTGTTCGAAGTGTTCAACCAGACCTGGCCCGAACCGCATATGGTTCAGCCGTTCCTGCCCGAAGTGGCCGAAGGCGACAAACGCATCGTGCTGGTCGATGGCGAAGTGGCTGGGGCAATCAACCGCATTCCGGGCGAGGGCGAGTTTCGCTCCAACCTTGCCGTGGGCGGTTCCGCAGCGGCGACGACCCTGACCGAGCGGGAGCAGGAAATCTGCGCCGCGCTTGGCCCGGAACTCAAGCGGCGCGGCCTGCTTTTCGTTGGCATCGACGTGATCGGCGGCAAATGGCTGACCGAAATCAACGTCACGTCACCCACCGGTATCGTCGCTATCGATCGTTTCAATGGCACCGATACGGCGGGTATGATCTGGGATGCGATTGCGCGGCGTCTGGGCAAGTAA
- a CDS encoding YraN family protein, with product MGRRGEWLAAWFLRFKGWRVLARRVKNARGEVDLIARRGKVVAFVEVKWRQRTERLDNAIDAYRLRRVAAAAEVLMHSYARKGDIVRIDVLLLAPGRFPRHITNAFQP from the coding sequence ATGGGGCGGCGCGGGGAGTGGCTGGCCGCATGGTTTCTGCGTTTCAAGGGATGGCGCGTGCTCGCCCGGCGGGTCAAGAACGCGCGCGGCGAAGTGGACCTGATTGCTCGGCGGGGCAAAGTCGTGGCGTTTGTGGAAGTCAAATGGCGCCAGCGAACCGAACGGCTCGACAATGCCATCGATGCCTATCGCCTGCGCCGGGTGGCGGCCGCTGCGGAGGTTCTGATGCACAGCTACGCGCGAAAGGGCGATATTGTGCGGATTGACGTTCTGCTCCTTGCGCCGGGGCGTTTCCCGCGCCACATCACCAACGCATTCCAGCCTTGA
- the rsmI gene encoding 16S rRNA (cytidine(1402)-2'-O)-methyltransferase, with product MTNEPLASGLYIVATPIGNLGDITLRAIDILTRCDAVACEDTRVTAKLLRHLGLHKPLWRYDDHSSEEDRNRLLEAMRSRSVALVSDAGTPLISDPGYRLVRMARETGIPITSLPGPSAAIVAMTLSGLPNDRFLFAGFLPNKDKARADTLAELARIPATLIFYESAQRLVKTLDAIGEALPGREIAVARELTKLHEECRTGTPSALAAHYTSHPPKGEIVLMIAPPGEDAADENDIDALLLAAMQQDKPSQAAAQVAKATGHDRKALYARAMELKTQGQS from the coding sequence GTGACAAACGAACCTCTAGCTTCCGGTCTCTATATTGTGGCCACCCCGATTGGCAATCTCGGGGATATCACATTGCGCGCAATCGACATCCTGACACGATGCGATGCCGTGGCGTGCGAAGACACCCGCGTCACCGCAAAGCTGCTTCGCCATCTCGGTCTTCACAAGCCGCTCTGGCGTTATGACGATCACAGCAGCGAAGAAGATCGTAACCGCCTGCTGGAAGCAATGCGCAGCCGTTCTGTGGCGCTCGTTTCCGATGCGGGGACACCGCTGATTTCCGATCCCGGCTATCGCCTGGTCCGCATGGCCCGGGAAACAGGCATCCCGATCACCAGTCTGCCGGGGCCCAGCGCCGCCATCGTGGCGATGACATTGTCGGGCCTGCCCAATGATCGGTTCCTTTTTGCGGGGTTCCTGCCCAACAAGGACAAGGCGCGGGCCGATACGCTGGCCGAACTGGCGCGTATCCCGGCAACTCTGATTTTCTACGAAAGCGCGCAGCGCCTCGTCAAAACGCTGGATGCGATCGGGGAAGCCCTGCCCGGAAGAGAAATCGCCGTCGCCCGCGAACTGACCAAGCTGCACGAAGAATGCCGCACCGGCACACCCTCAGCCTTGGCCGCGCATTACACCAGCCATCCGCCCAAGGGGGAAATCGTGCTGATGATCGCGCCGCCCGGCGAAGACGCGGCAGATGAAAACGATATCGACGCCCTGCTGCTGGCCGCGATGCAGCAGGACAAGCCATCGCAGGCCGCCGCGCAAGTCGCCAAAGCTACCGGACATGACCGCAAGGCGCTCTATGCCCGCGCGATGGAACTGAAAACGCAAGGACAAAGCTGA
- a CDS encoding penicillin-binding protein activator, which translates to MDQTGMERQEMKALRIDRRGFALALTTALLAGCAVVPKGPSAPPPPAGPDETTLPSDDGRHRIALLVPTTGTNGNVGQSIANATTMALLDTNAGNLRITTYDTATGAESAAAKAIADGNRLILGPLLGEDTANVVKVARRKGVPLISFSNDASTASRDVFLLGHIPAQSVQRTVDYAYAQGARRFAALVPQGDYGRQAETSLSSAVLGKGASLMSVEKYDRGSSGIVEAAKRLDGKGGFDTVLIADGARLSALAGAQFARKPQILGTELWSGEASVGASTALRGALFSAVSDSRYKQFANSYKTRFGTQPYRISTLGYDAVLLTLKVARDWKPGATFPTAKLLDKGGFLGVDGPFRFLPSGVGERAMEVRKVGNGTVTVVSPAPTRFAE; encoded by the coding sequence TTGGACCAGACTGGTATGGAGCGGCAAGAGATGAAGGCATTGCGGATCGATCGGCGGGGTTTTGCGCTGGCACTTACGACGGCTTTGCTGGCAGGCTGCGCGGTCGTTCCGAAGGGGCCGAGTGCGCCCCCTCCCCCGGCAGGGCCGGATGAAACCACTCTGCCGAGCGACGATGGCCGCCATCGTATCGCCCTGCTGGTGCCGACCACGGGCACCAATGGCAATGTCGGCCAATCCATTGCCAATGCCACCACGATGGCGCTGCTCGACACCAATGCGGGCAACCTGCGTATCACCACTTATGACACGGCGACTGGCGCGGAAAGCGCGGCGGCGAAAGCCATCGCGGATGGCAATCGCCTGATTCTCGGCCCGCTGCTGGGCGAAGATACCGCCAACGTGGTCAAAGTGGCGCGGCGCAAGGGCGTGCCGCTGATCAGCTTCTCGAACGATGCCTCCACCGCATCGCGCGATGTCTTCCTGCTGGGCCATATCCCCGCGCAATCGGTCCAGCGGACGGTGGATTACGCCTATGCTCAGGGCGCCCGGCGCTTCGCCGCGCTGGTGCCGCAGGGCGACTATGGCCGCCAGGCGGAAACTTCGCTTTCGAGTGCGGTGCTCGGCAAGGGCGCATCGCTGATGAGCGTGGAAAAGTACGATCGCGGCAGCAGCGGCATTGTCGAAGCGGCCAAGCGGCTCGATGGCAAGGGCGGCTTCGATACGGTGCTGATCGCCGACGGGGCCCGTCTTTCGGCGCTTGCCGGGGCGCAATTTGCCAGGAAACCGCAGATTCTCGGCACCGAGCTGTGGAGCGGCGAAGCCAGTGTGGGTGCGAGCACCGCGCTCCGGGGCGCGCTGTTCTCCGCCGTTTCGGATTCACGCTACAAGCAGTTCGCCAACAGCTACAAAACACGCTTCGGCACTCAGCCCTACCGCATTTCCACCTTGGGTTACGATGCGGTGCTTTTGACGCTGAAAGTCGCGCGCGACTGGAAACCGGGTGCGACCTTCCCCACTGCTAAACTGCTCGACAAGGGTGGCTTCCTCGGAGTGGATGGGCCGTTCCGCTTCCTGCCCAGCGGTGTCGGCGAACGCGCGATGGAAGTGCGCAAGGTCGGCAATGGCACCGTGACGGTCGTTTCCCCTGCCCCGACACGGTTCGCCGAATGA
- the parE gene encoding DNA topoisomerase IV subunit B encodes MSDDLFDKLPAGGGDYDASAIEVLEGLEPVRRRPGMYIGGTDDRALHHLAAEVLDNAMDEAVAGHATRIEVTLAEGDRLTISDNGRGMPVDEHPKFPGKSTLEVIMSMLHSGGKFSGKAYATSGGLHGVGVSVVNALSEHTRVEVARDKQLYAQEFARGVTLGPLQRLGPTPNRRGTTVAFTPDPEIFGDRQFKPSRLFRLTRSKAYLFAGVEIRWKCAPSLASDDVPAEAVFQFPGGLADHLAEQIGDRECVTSQPFAGRQDFAEEQGRVEWAIAWPLWSDGATSWYCNTVPTPDGGTHEQGLRAALTKGLRGFGELVGQKKAKDISADDVMTGAEVMLSVFIREPQFQSQTKDRLTSPEAVRLVENAVRDHFDHFLSSNMERGKALLGQVMERMDERLRRKAEREVKRKTATNAKKLRLPGKLTDCSGEGDGETELFIVEGDSAGGSAKQARNRKTQAILPIRGKILNVASASSDKIRANQEIADLILALGCGSRKDCDPENLRYDRIVIMTDADVDGAHIATLLMTFFFQEMPEVVRRGHLFLAQPPLYRLTAGKESIYARDDAHRAELEQTVFKGKRVEVARFKGLGEMNPQQLRETTMGPESRSLIRITLPPEFEQRAAVKELVDQLMGRNPEHRFNFIQNRAGELDRDLIDA; translated from the coding sequence ATGAGCGATGATCTGTTCGACAAGCTGCCCGCAGGCGGCGGCGATTACGATGCGTCCGCGATCGAGGTGCTGGAGGGGCTGGAGCCCGTTCGCCGTCGTCCGGGCATGTATATCGGCGGGACGGACGACCGCGCTCTCCATCATCTGGCCGCCGAAGTGCTCGACAACGCCATGGACGAAGCGGTTGCAGGCCATGCCACGCGGATCGAGGTCACGCTGGCCGAAGGCGACCGCCTGACGATCAGCGACAACGGCCGTGGGATGCCGGTGGACGAACACCCCAAGTTTCCGGGCAAGTCCACGCTCGAAGTCATCATGTCCATGCTCCATTCGGGCGGCAAGTTCTCCGGCAAGGCCTATGCCACCTCGGGCGGCCTGCACGGCGTCGGTGTCAGTGTGGTCAACGCGCTGTCGGAACACACCCGGGTGGAAGTCGCGCGCGACAAGCAGCTTTATGCGCAGGAATTCGCCCGTGGGGTCACGCTTGGCCCGCTTCAGCGCCTGGGGCCAACCCCCAATCGGCGGGGGACCACCGTTGCTTTCACGCCGGATCCCGAAATTTTCGGTGATCGGCAGTTCAAGCCATCGCGGCTGTTCCGCCTGACCCGCTCGAAAGCCTATCTTTTCGCCGGGGTCGAAATCCGCTGGAAATGCGCGCCGAGCCTCGCATCCGACGATGTCCCGGCCGAAGCGGTGTTCCAGTTTCCCGGCGGCCTTGCCGATCATCTGGCGGAGCAGATCGGGGACCGCGAATGCGTCACCAGTCAGCCTTTCGCCGGGCGGCAGGACTTTGCCGAAGAGCAAGGGCGCGTGGAATGGGCGATTGCCTGGCCGCTGTGGTCCGACGGGGCGACAAGCTGGTACTGCAACACCGTGCCCACCCCCGATGGCGGCACGCACGAGCAGGGGCTGCGCGCAGCGCTGACCAAGGGGCTGCGCGGCTTTGGCGAACTGGTCGGCCAGAAGAAGGCCAAGGATATTTCGGCCGATGACGTGATGACCGGCGCGGAAGTGATGCTGTCGGTCTTCATCCGCGAGCCCCAGTTCCAGAGCCAGACGAAGGACAGGCTCACTTCCCCCGAAGCCGTGCGTCTGGTGGAAAACGCCGTGCGCGATCATTTCGATCACTTCCTGTCCTCCAACATGGAACGCGGCAAGGCGCTGCTGGGCCAGGTGATGGAGCGGATGGACGAACGTTTGCGCCGCAAGGCGGAACGGGAAGTCAAACGCAAGACGGCGACCAACGCCAAGAAACTCAGGCTTCCCGGCAAGCTGACCGATTGCTCCGGCGAAGGGGATGGCGAAACCGAACTGTTCATCGTCGAAGGGGATTCGGCGGGTGGCAGCGCAAAGCAGGCCCGCAACCGCAAGACGCAGGCGATTCTTCCCATCCGGGGCAAGATTCTCAATGTCGCATCGGCAAGCTCGGACAAGATACGCGCCAATCAGGAAATCGCCGATCTTATCCTCGCGCTCGGCTGCGGATCGCGGAAGGACTGCGACCCAGAGAACTTGCGCTACGACCGTATCGTTATCATGACCGATGCAGACGTGGACGGCGCGCATATCGCGACTTTGCTGATGACGTTCTTCTTCCAAGAAATGCCGGAGGTCGTGCGCCGGGGGCATCTGTTTCTCGCCCAGCCTCCGCTCTATCGGCTGACCGCGGGCAAAGAGAGCATCTATGCCCGCGACGATGCCCATCGGGCAGAGCTTGAGCAGACGGTGTTCAAGGGTAAGCGGGTAGAAGTGGCCCGCTTCAAAGGTCTGGGCGAGATGAATCCCCAGCAATTGCGCGAAACCACGATGGGGCCGGAAAGCCGCAGCCTGATCCGCATTACTCTGCCCCCTGAATTCGAACAGCGGGCGGCAGTAAAGGAACTGGTCGATCAGTTGATGGGCCGCAATCCCGAACACCGCTTCAATTTCATCCAGAACCGGGCCGGTGAACTAGATCGCGACCTGATCGACGCCTGA
- a CDS encoding TerC family protein yields the protein MDFLFLDWLGTPLWFWVAFVAIVLTLTAFDLGVLHKEDRAMGVRESLVLSVFYIGIAMLFGLWVWYARGADLGMKYYTGFFIEKALSIDNVFVISLIFSFFAIPREYQYRALLWGILAVIVLRGLMIAAGAALVEQFYWTLYLFAAFLIVTGLRMLWVSDHDPDIGNNRAVQWLSRHMRVSRELHGRHFLVKEQDARTGKMVLAATPLLLALIVINVADLIFAVDSVPAIFAITTDTFIVYTSNIMAILGLRALYFALAAMIHRFHYLKYALALVLVFIGSKIFIGDFLTESGKVPPVISLGVTFALILGGVVWSLWKTRGEAAHPAP from the coding sequence ATGGATTTCCTGTTTCTCGACTGGTTGGGCACGCCCCTCTGGTTTTGGGTGGCGTTTGTCGCCATCGTTCTCACACTGACCGCATTCGACCTTGGCGTGTTGCACAAGGAAGATCGGGCCATGGGCGTGCGGGAATCGCTTGTCCTGTCGGTGTTCTACATCGGCATTGCCATGCTGTTCGGGCTCTGGGTCTGGTATGCCCGGGGCGCCGATCTGGGGATGAAATACTACACCGGGTTCTTCATCGAAAAGGCGCTGTCGATCGACAATGTCTTCGTGATTTCCCTGATTTTCAGCTTTTTCGCCATCCCGCGCGAATATCAGTACCGGGCGCTGCTGTGGGGTATTCTGGCGGTGATCGTCCTGCGCGGTCTTATGATCGCGGCCGGGGCGGCGCTAGTCGAACAGTTTTACTGGACGCTGTATCTTTTCGCCGCCTTCCTGATCGTGACCGGCTTGCGCATGCTGTGGGTGTCCGATCATGATCCGGACATCGGCAACAACAGGGCCGTGCAGTGGCTTTCACGCCATATGCGGGTGTCCAGGGAGCTTCATGGCCGCCACTTCCTGGTCAAGGAACAGGACGCCAGGACCGGCAAGATGGTGCTGGCGGCCACGCCGCTGCTGCTGGCGCTGATCGTCATCAATGTGGCCGATTTGATTTTCGCGGTCGATTCCGTTCCGGCGATCTTTGCGATCACCACCGATACGTTTATCGTCTATACGTCGAACATCATGGCCATTCTCGGTTTGCGGGCGCTCTATTTCGCGCTGGCGGCGATGATTCACCGCTTCCACTACCTGAAGTATGCTCTGGCTCTGGTTTTGGTGTTCATCGGTTCGAAAATCTTCATCGGCGATTTTCTCACTGAAAGCGGCAAAGTCCCGCCTGTGATCAGCCTAGGCGTAACGTTCGCTCTGATTCTTGGCGGGGTGGTGTGGTCGCTCTGGAAAACGCGTGGGGAGGCGGCGCATCCGGCGCCCTGA
- a CDS encoding MoxR family ATPase gives MTTRFEGTQNYVATDDLKVAVNAAVTLRRPLLVKGEPGTGKTVLAHEIAKAIDAPLIEWNVKSTTKAQQGLYEYDAVARLRDGQLGDERVHDIRNYIKKGKLWEAFTAEQLPVLLIDEIDKADIEFPNDLLQELDRMSFDVYETQERIEAKERPIVVITSNNEKELPDAFLRRCFFHYIKFPDPETMRDIVEVHFPGIQKQLVTKAMEMFYELRETPGLKKKPSTSELLDWLKLLLVEDMPLDVLQNRDPTKAIPPLHGALLKNEQDIMMFERLAFMARRER, from the coding sequence ATGACCACGCGTTTCGAGGGGACCCAGAACTATGTCGCGACGGATGATCTCAAGGTTGCGGTCAACGCTGCGGTAACCTTGCGCCGCCCGCTGCTGGTGAAAGGGGAACCCGGCACCGGCAAGACCGTGCTCGCGCACGAAATCGCCAAGGCGATTGATGCGCCGTTGATCGAATGGAACGTCAAGAGCACAACCAAGGCCCAGCAGGGGCTTTACGAATACGATGCGGTGGCCCGCCTGCGCGATGGCCAGTTGGGCGACGAGCGGGTCCACGATATCCGCAACTACATCAAGAAAGGCAAACTGTGGGAGGCTTTCACGGCCGAACAGTTGCCGGTCCTGTTGATCGACGAAATCGACAAGGCCGATATCGAATTCCCCAACGACCTGTTGCAGGAACTCGACCGTATGAGCTTCGACGTTTACGAAACGCAGGAGCGGATCGAAGCGAAGGAACGGCCTATCGTCGTCATCACTTCGAACAACGAGAAGGAACTGCCCGACGCTTTCCTGCGCCGTTGCTTCTTCCACTACATCAAATTCCCCGATCCGGAGACGATGCGCGATATCGTGGAAGTCCACTTCCCCGGCATTCAAAAGCAACTGGTCACCAAAGCGATGGAAATGTTCTACGAACTGCGCGAAACGCCGGGGCTGAAGAAAAAGCCGAGCACTTCGGAACTGCTTGATTGGCTCAAGCTGCTGCTGGTCGAGGATATGCCGCTGGACGTGCTCCAGAACCGCGATCCGACCAAGGCGATCCCGCCACTCCATGGTGCATTGCTGAAAAACGAACAGGATATCATGATGTTCGAACGTCTGGCCTTCATGGCCCGGCGGGAGCGTTGA